From the Burkholderia ubonensis subsp. mesacidophila genome, the window CGTCGACCGAGCCGTGCGCGGTCAGCATCAGCACCGGCACGTTGTCGTTGCGGCGCCGCAGGCGGCTGAGCACTTCCTTGCCGCTGATGCCCGGCAGCCGCATGTCGAGCAGCACCGCGTCGTAGCGTTCGGTCTTCAGCACCGCGTCGGCGCGTTCGCCGTCGCCGACGCTGTCGACCGCGAAATCCTCGCCGCGCAGCAGGTTCACGATCCAGTGCGCGAGCTCGGCGTTGTCTTCGACCAGCAGGAGTTTCATCAGACGTTCTCTTCAGACATAGGCGGGCAGCCGCACGGTCACCACGACCCCGCGGTTGCCGGGCCCCGGCGCGAGCGACGCCATGCCGCCGTGCGCCTGCGCGATCTCGCGCACGATCGCGAGGCCGAGCCCCGAGCCTTCAGTATCGCTCGACACGCGGTAGAAGCGCTTGAATACGTGCGGGCGCGCCTCCGCCGGAATGCCGGGGCCGTTGTCGATCACGTCGAGCACGACCGTGTCGCCGTCGCGCCGCGCGGCGACCGTCACGCAGCCGCCCGGCTGCGTGTAGCGCACCGCGTTGTCAACGAGGTTCATCACGAGCGCGGTCAGCAGGCTGTCGCTGCCCGTCACGTCGAGATGGTCGCCAAGGTCCGCGCCGAGGTCGATGTTGCGCCGCTGCGCGAGCACGATCGTCTCCTCGAACACGCTCGATACGACCGCGGCCAGATCGACGCGATGCGTGAGCAGCGTCGACGGCGTCGCCTCCGCGTGCGCGAGCAGCAGCAGCTTGTCGGTCACGTCCGCCATCTTGCGGCTGCTGCGCTGCATGCTGTCGAGCATCGCGGTCAGCTCCGGATCGTCGCGCTCGCGCTGCTGCGCGTACTGGATCTGCGTGTCGAGCACCGCGATCGGCGTGCGCAGCTGGTGCGCGGCGTCGGCGATGAAGCGCCGTTGCGTCGCGGTATGCGTGTTCAGCCGCGCGATGCACTGGTTGATCGCGTCGACGATCGGCCGCAGCTCGTGCTGCAGCCGCTCGGGGCGGATCGGCTCCAGCTCCATCGGCCCGCGGTCGGCGACGTCGTCCTTCAGCTTCATCAGCGGCCGCAGCTCGAAGGTGAGGCCGAGATACACGAGCACGACCGCGAGCAGCAGCATCAGCGACAGGCGCGCGAGCTGCGGCCGCCAGATCGTGTCGAGCATCGCGGCGCGCGAGCGCGTCGTCTTCGCGACCGCGACCGTCACCGTCTCGACCTGTCCTTCGTTGTACAGCTGGCGATCGTACGCGACCGCGCGCAGCACGATGCCGTCGAGCGCGGTGCGGTACAGCGTCGGCTCGACGCCGTGCCGCGCGGGCACGTCGAGCTCGGGGTTGCCCGCGAGCAGCCGGCCGTGGCCGTCGATCACCTTGTAGAACACCGAGTCGCGCGACGGCGACTCGAAAATCTCCAGCGCGGCCGGCGGCACGTCGGCCGCCAGATAGCCGTTGCGCCACTCGACGTCCTCGCCGATCGTGCGCGCGGACGCGACCAGCGCGCTGTCCTGCACGAGGTCGGCGGTGCGCCGCGCGGTGTCGTACGACATCGCGCCCGCGATCAGCACGAACACCGCGAGCGGCAGCAGCAGCCACCAGAGGAGCCGCCCGCGCAGGCTGTGCGTCATCCTTTCCCGCTCCTTCTTCTCAATGCCGAACCGCGCCGGAGCCGGGAAGGCTTCGGGCGCGGTCGGGGTCAGACTGGGTCGCGCGGCGTTCAGAACGCGGCCGGACGCCACTTCAGCAGCCGCTTCTCGAGCCACGTCAGCAGGTAGTCGGCGGCGAGCGCGACCACCGCCAGCACGATCATCGCCGCGAACACGCCGCTCGCGTTGAACGCGCCCTGCGCGGTGGAGATCAAGAGGCCGATACCCTGCTTGGAGCCGAGGAATTCGCCGACCACCGCGCCGACCAGCGCGAAGCCGAAGCTCACGTGCAGGCTCGCGAGAATCCAGGAGAGCGCGGACGGGATCACGACCGACGTGGTGATCTGCCGGCGCGACGCGCCGAGGATCTGCGCGTTCGCGATCAGGTAGCGGTCCGCTTCGCGCACGCCCTGGAACGCATTGCCGAACACGACGAAGAACACCATCACGACGGCGAGCGCGATCTTCGACGCCATCCCGAGGCCGAGCGCGATCACGAAGATAGAGCCGAGCACGACGCGCGGGATCGAGTTCGCGATCTGGATGTAGAGGCCGAACACGTCGGACATCAGCTTGTTGCGGCCGAGCACGATCCCGCAGAGCACGCCGGCGACCGAGCCGATCAGGAAGCCGATCGTGGTTTCCTCGAGCGTCACCCAGACCTGCGTGAGCAGCGGCCCTTGCGACGTGCCGTTGACGAACCAGTCCTGGAGCTGCGCGAAGATCAGCGTCGGCTGCGAGAAAAAGAACGGATCGATCCACTTGAGCCGCGCGGCGAGTTCCCAGCCGCCGAGCACGACGACGAGCACGGCGATCCGCAGGCCGATGATCAGTTGCCGGCGGCGGCGCAGCCGGGTTTGCGCGGCGCGCGACTCGTCCTCGAGCGACTTCGCCGGAATGGCGGTGGGGGGAAGCGTCATGTCGGTCATGCTCCTGTCCTTGCTTTGTCCTTGCTTGCGTCAGCCGATCTGCACTTCTTCGCGCAGGTCGTGCCAGATGTCCTTGGAAATCTCGATGAAGTGCGGGTGATAGCGAATCTCCGACGTGACGCGCGGGCGCGGCAGGTCGATCGGGTACACGCGCTTCAACGTCGCCGGGCGCGCGGTCAGCACGAACACGCGGTCCGCGAGCGCGATCGCCTCCTCGAGGTCGTGCGTGACGAACACCACCGAGCCCTTGTTCGCGGACCAGAGCTGCAGCAGCTCGTCCTGCATCAGCGTGCGGGTCTGCATGTCGAGCGCGGAGAACGGCTCGTCCATCAGCAGGATTTCCGGCTGGTTGATGAAGGTCTGCGCGAGCGCGACGCGCTTCCTCATCCCGCCCGACAGCTGGTGCGGGTAGTGCTTCGTGAACTTGTCGAGGCCGACCTTGCGGATCCATTCCTCGGCCTGCGCGTACGCGACGTCCTTCGAGCGGCCGCGGAACAAGGGGCCTGCGGCGACGTTGTCGATCACGTTGCGCCACGGGAACACCGCGTCGGCCTGGAACACGAAGCCGATGCGCGGGTCGATCCCGTCGACCGGGCGGCCCATCACGCGCACCTCGCCGGAGGCGGGCTTGAGCAGGCCGGTGATCAGGTTGAGCGTCGTCGACTTGCCGCAGCCGGTCGGCCCGACGATCGCGATGAACTCGCCGCGCGCGACGCTCATGCTGAAGTCGCGCAGCGCGACGGTAGCCTTGCCTTCCGGTGAAATGAAGCGGCACGACACGTTGCGAAACTCGATC encodes:
- a CDS encoding ABC transporter permease codes for the protein MTDMTLPPTAIPAKSLEDESRAAQTRLRRRRQLIIGLRIAVLVVVLGGWELAARLKWIDPFFFSQPTLIFAQLQDWFVNGTSQGPLLTQVWVTLEETTIGFLIGSVAGVLCGIVLGRNKLMSDVFGLYIQIANSIPRVVLGSIFVIALGLGMASKIALAVVMVFFVVFGNAFQGVREADRYLIANAQILGASRRQITTSVVIPSALSWILASLHVSFGFALVGAVVGEFLGSKQGIGLLISTAQGAFNASGVFAAMIVLAVVALAADYLLTWLEKRLLKWRPAAF
- a CDS encoding ABC transporter ATP-binding protein; this translates as MTQAVSPSTTPAIEFRNVSCRFISPEGKATVALRDFSMSVARGEFIAIVGPTGCGKSTTLNLITGLLKPASGEVRVMGRPVDGIDPRIGFVFQADAVFPWRNVIDNVAAGPLFRGRSKDVAYAQAEEWIRKVGLDKFTKHYPHQLSGGMRKRVALAQTFINQPEILLMDEPFSALDMQTRTLMQDELLQLWSANKGSVVFVTHDLEEAIALADRVFVLTARPATLKRVYPIDLPRPRVTSEIRYHPHFIEISKDIWHDLREEVQIG
- a CDS encoding sensor histidine kinase, whose product is MTHSLRGRLLWWLLLPLAVFVLIAGAMSYDTARRTADLVQDSALVASARTIGEDVEWRNGYLAADVPPAALEIFESPSRDSVFYKVIDGHGRLLAGNPELDVPARHGVEPTLYRTALDGIVLRAVAYDRQLYNEGQVETVTVAVAKTTRSRAAMLDTIWRPQLARLSLMLLLAVVLVYLGLTFELRPLMKLKDDVADRGPMELEPIRPERLQHELRPIVDAINQCIARLNTHTATQRRFIADAAHQLRTPIAVLDTQIQYAQQRERDDPELTAMLDSMQRSSRKMADVTDKLLLLAHAEATPSTLLTHRVDLAAVVSSVFEETIVLAQRRNIDLGADLGDHLDVTGSDSLLTALVMNLVDNAVRYTQPGGCVTVAARRDGDTVVLDVIDNGPGIPAEARPHVFKRFYRVSSDTEGSGLGLAIVREIAQAHGGMASLAPGPGNRGVVVTVRLPAYV